The DNA sequence GGGTTCGCTGCCCCTCGCCGTTGCCGCCGGCGCAGACTTCCCTCACCAGCTTTACCAGCTTTATACCGCTCAACCGATTGAAACAAAGCCCTACCAGACTGAGATCTACTGTCGAAAACTGTCCAGCGATCTTCGTTGGCTGGAAGCCGTGGCACGCAAAGATGCTGATCCCCGGCTGGTGACTATCCCGGCACTGAGCGAGGCCATGAAAGATTTACTGAAGGTATTCTCCCCCCGACATTATTTCGACGCCCAGTCATTGTCTGATCTGAAACCGGGTCTGGTTGACCTCTGGCAGATTGTTCGCAGTTACACGGACCGGTTGAGCGGTGTTTACCGCGAGAAACAGTTCCGCAACGGGATTATCAGGCGCAGTCGCTATTCATTGGTCAGCGATCGACTGTCGACAGCCAGCCATATACTGTTTTTATGCTATGGCAATATCAATCGCAGTGCTGTGGCTCAGGCCCTGGCAGAAAAAAATATCCCGGATACCGGGCGATATTTCTTCAAATCAGCAGGATTTCACCCGCTGGGTAACCGACCGGCAGACCCGAGAATGGCCGCTATTGCCGCAGCGGAGGGAGTGCCTATGAACCACCTCCGTTCGTCGGTACTCTCCACGGAATTAACCGAGTGGGCAGACATCATTTTTGTCATGGAGGCCGATCACGTCAAACAACTGGCTACCTTTTCACAAGCTGCCGCAGACAAGGCACTGCTGCTCGGCGGCCTGTTTGCTGATCAATCAGCCGCTGAAATTCCGGACCCCTACAACAAACCGCAACCGGTTTACCAGTCGGTCTACCGGACTATCGATCAGTGTATTTCAGGCCTGTCAAAACTGGTTTGCTAAGGGAGGGATCACTATGAGCTGGCTCAGAGAATTCTGGCCATGGTTGCTGGGAGCATTTTCTGTCTGCACCGTCCTGTTTATTCTCTACACACTGTTTTTCTCGAACAGGCCCACGGTCAGACAATTCACCTATAAAGAGACCCCCCAGGGAAAACTCACCCTGGAAATTCATCTGCCCCGGGACTGGTCTGAAGATGACCGCAGACCCGCCGTCCTGTTCTTTTTTGGAGGAGGCTGGATAAGCGGCGGGATCGAGCATTTCAGCTGGCAGGCAGATTATCTGGCCCGGCGGGGAATTGTCGCAGTCAGGGTCGACTATCGTGTGGACACACGCCACCACACGACTCCGGATAAGGCAGTGGAAGACGGATTTGATGCACTTTTATGGTTACAGCGGCACGCGGTGGGACTGGGCATTAACCCGCAACAGATCGTTTCGTCCGGTGCCTCGGCGGGCGGCCATATCGCTGCCTGTCTGGCGATATGCAATCACCCGGCGGGCATCGACATGTCATCAATGCGTCCCGCCCTGTTAGTACTGTTCAACCCTGTACTCGACCTGGTCAATCCCACGGCGGAAGAGGAGTTCACCAGCCGGGAAATTGAACTGATCGCGATGATGCCCGAGTCAGCGGTCACCAGGCTGTCACCCAATCTGCATATCGACGGCAGCACGCCACCCACCCTGTTAATGTTTGGTGACCGGGATGGGCTATTGGCGCAGGGCAATTTTTTCGCAGAGAAGGCCTTATCAGAAGGGGTGCCCACCACCCTGTTAACCGCACAGGGACAAAAGCACGGCTTTTTTAACCGGGAGCCCTGGCGCAGCGCTACCATTCTGGCTATGGATCATTTCTTGCTCGAACAGGGCTATCTTTCCGGCACACCATTGATTGATGAAGCCGTGACAGACATGACATCTGA is a window from the Porticoccus hydrocarbonoclasticus MCTG13d genome containing:
- a CDS encoding alpha/beta hydrolase; protein product: MSWLREFWPWLLGAFSVCTVLFILYTLFFSNRPTVRQFTYKETPQGKLTLEIHLPRDWSEDDRRPAVLFFFGGGWISGGIEHFSWQADYLARRGIVAVRVDYRVDTRHHTTPDKAVEDGFDALLWLQRHAVGLGINPQQIVSSGASAGGHIAACLAICNHPAGIDMSSMRPALLVLFNPVLDLVNPTAEEEFTSREIELIAMMPESAVTRLSPNLHIDGSTPPTLLMFGDRDGLLAQGNFFAEKALSEGVPTTLLTAQGQKHGFFNREPWRSATILAMDHFLLEQGYLSGTPLIDEAVTDMTSDKKTGKGKTLIEKQ
- a CDS encoding arsenate reductase/protein-tyrosine-phosphatase family protein → MTILLLDGDTLPALAITRSLGSRGIPVVVASHQQNPIAGYSRYASSILDYPNPLLAPDDFVRWLEDQLTDHQYQLVIPATERTLVPIARHFHNSSHYNRIAAPELDALETVLDKSRTALLARQCDAPLPASWDITGIEALQSALSEFSYPMVIKPGRSISDNSLRTPLSVRYAHSEEELIKVGTELLQHGHLVLQAYFSGIGKGIELIANRGEIVSAFQHQRLHEMPLSGGGSSYRKSVNVDPVLLDVSARLIKQLNWHGVAMVEFKQNPESGEFILIEINGRFWGSLPLAVAAGADFPHQLYQLYTAQPIETKPYQTEIYCRKLSSDLRWLEAVARKDADPRLVTIPALSEAMKDLLKVFSPRHYFDAQSLSDLKPGLVDLWQIVRSYTDRLSGVYREKQFRNGIIRRSRYSLVSDRLSTASHILFLCYGNINRSAVAQALAEKNIPDTGRYFFKSAGFHPLGNRPADPRMAAIAAAEGVPMNHLRSSVLSTELTEWADIIFVMEADHVKQLATFSQAAADKALLLGGLFADQSAAEIPDPYNKPQPVYQSVYRTIDQCISGLSKLVC